One Alphaproteobacteria bacterium genomic window carries:
- a CDS encoding flagellar motor protein MotB, giving the protein MADEKALEPIYIKKKLKANHAPHGGAWKVAYADFVTAMMAFFLLLWLLNATTDEQRQGISNYFEPETIISGDKSGSSGMFGGLAINAVGTLRSAGSPPSVSIPLPTAGGPKTRQGQGEAVLVSEEPNPESVNFEARKREEEEFNKAQADLRLAVEQSDEARAFQDSLLLDKTPEGLRIQLIDQERVAMFEAGSARFTPYFEALLEVVTRIVRRFPNPVEISGHTDAEPTTPDAAYTSWELSGERANAARRVMVGAGMNPDRIAGVVGRADSDPLFPADPKSPRNRRISILLVHQQPPATDG; this is encoded by the coding sequence ATGGCCGACGAAAAAGCACTCGAACCGATCTACATCAAGAAGAAGCTGAAGGCGAACCATGCGCCGCATGGGGGCGCGTGGAAGGTTGCCTATGCGGATTTCGTGACGGCGATGATGGCGTTCTTCCTGCTGCTGTGGCTGCTCAATGCCACCACCGACGAACAGCGCCAGGGCATCTCCAATTATTTCGAACCCGAGACCATCATTTCCGGCGACAAATCCGGTTCAAGCGGCATGTTCGGCGGGCTGGCGATCAACGCGGTGGGCACCCTGCGCTCCGCCGGTTCGCCGCCCAGCGTCTCCATCCCGCTTCCCACCGCCGGGGGACCGAAGACGCGGCAGGGCCAGGGCGAGGCGGTCCTGGTGTCCGAGGAACCCAACCCCGAAAGCGTCAATTTCGAGGCCCGCAAGCGCGAGGAGGAGGAATTCAACAAGGCCCAGGCGGACCTGCGGCTCGCCGTCGAACAGAGCGACGAAGCGAGGGCGTTTCAGGACAGCCTGCTGCTCGACAAGACCCCCGAAGGGCTCCGGATCCAGTTGATCGACCAGGAACGGGTTGCGATGTTCGAGGCCGGCAGCGCCCGGTTCACGCCCTATTTCGAGGCTCTGCTCGAGGTCGTGACACGAATTGTCCGGCGGTTCCCCAATCCGGTGGAAATCAGCGGCCATACCGACGCCGAGCCGACGACGCCCGACGCGGCCTATACAAGCTGGGAATTGTCCGGCGAACGGGCGAATGCCGCGCGCCGGGTCATGGTCGGCGCCGGCATGAATCCGGATCGTATCGCCGGCGTCGTCGGCCGCGCCGATTCCGACCCGCTGTTCCCCGCCGATCCGAAATCGCCGCGAAACCGGCGCATCAGCATCCTGCTGGTGCATCAGCAGCCGCCCGCGACGGACGGCTGA
- a CDS encoding RDD family protein produces the protein MKPPVLSDARLDWRSAGKFGMNIDRDELYEGVVWRRVVAYLIDVMIMLVVFAALWFVVFLSFGILSGLMVLAPLVPLCYHSLMIAGPRSATLGMQFMSLEVRGQAGQRPELLQAFVMVALFYLSVAFTSWLILIAALFNDRRHCVHDYLSGTVVIRTDDGE, from the coding sequence GTGAAACCGCCAGTACTATCCGATGCCCGACTGGACTGGCGGAGCGCCGGCAAGTTCGGCATGAATATCGACCGGGACGAGCTTTATGAAGGCGTGGTCTGGCGGCGGGTCGTGGCGTATCTGATCGATGTCATGATCATGCTGGTCGTGTTCGCCGCGCTGTGGTTCGTTGTCTTCCTGTCATTCGGCATTCTGTCCGGCCTGATGGTTCTGGCGCCCCTCGTGCCGCTTTGCTACCACAGCCTGATGATCGCCGGCCCCCGTTCCGCCACCCTGGGGATGCAGTTCATGTCGCTCGAAGTCCGCGGCCAGGCGGGGCAGCGCCCTGAACTGCTGCAGGCCTTCGTAATGGTCGCACTGTTCTACCTGTCGGTCGCGTTCACCAGCTGGCTGATCCTGATCGCGGCGCTGTTCAACGACCGGCGCCATTGCGTGCATGACTATCTGTCCGGCACGGTCGTCATCAGAACAGACGACGGCGAATAG
- a CDS encoding enoyl-CoA hydratase/isomerase family protein — MNRNTDVLFDNRDGIAVITLNRPQALNALTMAMVDTLYDRMAEWAVDESVRAVVIRGAGDRAFCAGGDVVAVAESRNEPGNTLREDFFRTEYRMNRLIHHFPKPYIALMHGVTMGGGVGLSVHGHCRVVTERTMLAMPETGIGLFPDVGGSHFLPRCPGAIGLYLALTGARLNAADCLYAGIADSLIPVAEHDSLIDDLRGGADLDMAFAARAAEPGPSALEAEREAIDRCFSKNSVEEIEAALAAEGTDWAVRMRHHMADKSPLCQKIAMRQLREGASLDFDACMMMEYRLSQHCMAGHDFFEGVRALLVDKDKKPQWQPATLGEVSDAMVDGYFAPLGEKELTF; from the coding sequence ATGAACCGGAACACCGACGTCCTTTTCGACAATCGCGACGGCATCGCCGTCATCACCCTGAACCGGCCGCAGGCGCTGAACGCGCTGACCATGGCCATGGTCGATACGCTGTATGACCGGATGGCCGAATGGGCGGTGGATGAATCCGTCCGCGCGGTGGTCATCCGCGGGGCGGGAGACCGCGCCTTCTGCGCCGGCGGCGATGTGGTGGCCGTGGCCGAATCCCGCAACGAACCCGGCAATACACTGCGCGAGGATTTCTTCCGCACCGAATACCGGATGAACCGGCTGATCCATCATTTCCCCAAGCCCTATATCGCGCTGATGCACGGGGTGACGATGGGCGGCGGGGTCGGGCTGTCCGTGCACGGCCATTGCCGCGTCGTCACCGAACGGACGATGCTGGCCATGCCGGAAACCGGTATCGGGCTGTTCCCGGATGTCGGCGGCTCGCATTTCCTGCCTCGCTGTCCCGGCGCCATCGGGCTGTATCTGGCGCTGACCGGCGCGCGACTGAACGCGGCGGACTGCCTCTATGCGGGCATCGCCGACAGCCTGATTCCGGTGGCCGAACACGACTCCCTGATCGACGATCTGCGCGGCGGCGCCGATCTCGACATGGCCTTTGCTGCCCGCGCGGCCGAACCGGGCCCCTCGGCGCTGGAAGCGGAGCGCGAAGCCATCGACCGCTGCTTTTCGAAGAATAGTGTCGAGGAAATCGAAGCCGCTCTGGCGGCCGAGGGCACCGACTGGGCCGTCCGGATGCGGCACCATATGGCGGACAAATCCCCGCTCTGCCAGAAGATCGCGATGCGCCAGCTGCGCGAGGGCGCATCGCTGGATTTCGACGCCTGCATGATGATGGAATACCGCCTCAGCCAGCACTGCATGGCCGGCCACGATTTCTTCGAAGGCGTCCGCGCCCTGCTGGTCGACAAGGACAAGAAGCCGCAATGGCAGCCCGCGACGCTGGGCGAGGTGAGCGACGCGATGGTGGACGGGTATTTCGCGCCGCTGGGGGAGAAGGAACTGACGTTTTAG
- a CDS encoding threonine ammonia-lyase: MTVTMDDIRQAAATLEGEVVRTPTVHSPSLSALTGADVFLKLETLQRTGSFKDRGSLVKLKSLDAEQTARGVIAVSAGNHAQGVAYHAQRLGIPATIVMPEGTPFTKIRRTREFGAEVLLHGDSVNAAEPFANDLAAERRLTFVHPYNDPKIIAGQGTIGMEILADMPDPDTIVVPVGGGGIISGIAIAAKHIRPATEVVGVEAELYPSMYNMLHALEPPVGGVSLADGISVKSPGALTLAIVRELAADILIVNEAEIETAVQTMLTTGRTVAEGAGATPLAALCANPERFTGKRVCLVVTGANIDARLLASALMRGLARSGHMARLRVTISDQPGTLARVTGEIARAGGNIVEILHQRMFYDVPLKLAELDAVVETRDDAHAQEIIAKLEAAGFPTRRLLDTNRQG; encoded by the coding sequence ATGACAGTCACGATGGACGACATCCGCCAGGCCGCCGCGACGCTGGAGGGCGAGGTTGTCCGCACGCCGACCGTACATTCGCCCTCCCTGTCCGCCCTGACGGGCGCCGACGTCTTCCTGAAACTGGAAACGCTGCAGCGGACCGGTTCCTTCAAGGACCGGGGATCGCTGGTCAAGCTGAAGAGCCTGGACGCGGAACAGACCGCCCGCGGCGTCATCGCGGTATCCGCCGGCAACCACGCGCAGGGCGTCGCCTATCACGCGCAGCGGCTGGGCATTCCGGCCACCATTGTGATGCCCGAAGGCACGCCGTTCACGAAGATCCGCCGTACCCGGGAGTTCGGCGCAGAGGTGCTGCTGCACGGGGACAGCGTCAATGCGGCGGAACCCTTCGCCAACGACCTGGCCGCCGAGCGGCGCCTGACATTCGTCCATCCCTATAACGACCCGAAAATCATTGCCGGGCAAGGCACAATCGGCATGGAAATTCTGGCCGATATGCCGGATCCGGACACGATCGTCGTGCCGGTCGGCGGCGGCGGAATCATTTCCGGGATCGCGATAGCCGCGAAACATATCCGCCCCGCTACCGAGGTCGTCGGCGTCGAGGCCGAACTTTACCCGTCCATGTACAATATGCTGCACGCGCTGGAGCCGCCGGTCGGCGGAGTCAGCCTCGCCGACGGCATTTCCGTCAAATCGCCCGGCGCCCTGACCCTTGCCATCGTGCGGGAACTGGCCGCGGACATCCTGATCGTCAACGAGGCGGAAATCGAAACCGCCGTGCAGACCATGCTGACAACCGGCCGGACCGTCGCCGAAGGGGCCGGCGCCACGCCGCTGGCCGCGCTCTGCGCCAATCCGGAACGTTTCACCGGGAAGCGGGTCTGTCTGGTCGTTACCGGCGCCAATATCGACGCGCGGCTGCTGGCATCCGCCCTGATGCGCGGCCTGGCCCGTTCCGGCCATATGGCGCGGCTGCGGGTCACAATTTCCGATCAGCCGGGCACCCTGGCGCGGGTCACCGGCGAGATCGCCCGCGCCGGCGGCAATATCGTCGAAATCCTGCACCAGCGCATGTTCTATGACGTGCCGCTGAAACTGGCCGAACTGGACGCCGTCGTCGAAACCCGGGACGACGCCCATGCGCAGGAAATCATTGCGAAGCTCGAGGCCGCCGGCTTCCCGACCCGGCGGTTGCTGGATACCAATCGCCAGGGCTGA
- a CDS encoding isobutyryl-CoA dehydrogenase — protein MTLADRDLDEDQRAVQEMARNFAAAELAPHAAEWDEQRIFPKDALRRAAALGLAGIYVGEEHGGSGLSRLDSAVVFEALSGGCVSTAAYLSIHNMVSWMIDRFGNDDQRAKFLPRLTRMDLFASYCLTEPGAGSDAASLRTRAVHDGDHYVINGSKAFISGSGASDLYLCMVRTGEAGPKGISCVVVEKDAPGLSFGAQERKMGWNSQPTAAVIFEDCRVPVSNRIGGEGEGFRIAMQGLDGGRLNIGACSLGGAGVCLDLAREHLKSRKQFGRPLADFQALQFKLADMATELEAARLMIRKAAAALDAGDPDATQYCAMAKRFATDAGFAICNEALQIHGGYGYLRDCPVERHVRDLRVHQVLEGTNEIMRVIIARRLLQE, from the coding sequence ATGACGCTCGCCGACCGCGACCTCGACGAAGACCAGCGCGCCGTGCAGGAAATGGCGCGGAATTTCGCCGCCGCCGAACTGGCGCCGCATGCCGCCGAATGGGACGAGCAGCGGATTTTCCCGAAGGACGCGCTGCGCCGGGCGGCGGCGCTGGGGCTGGCGGGCATTTATGTGGGTGAGGAACATGGCGGTTCGGGCCTGTCGCGGCTGGATTCCGCGGTGGTGTTCGAGGCGCTGTCCGGCGGCTGCGTTTCCACCGCGGCCTATCTGTCGATCCATAACATGGTGAGCTGGATGATCGACCGCTTCGGCAACGACGACCAGCGCGCGAAATTCCTGCCCCGGCTGACGCGGATGGACCTGTTCGCCAGCTACTGCCTCACCGAACCCGGCGCCGGTTCCGACGCCGCCTCGCTGCGGACCAGGGCGGTGCACGACGGCGACCACTATGTGATCAACGGGTCCAAGGCGTTCATTTCCGGCAGCGGGGCGTCCGACCTGTATCTCTGCATGGTGCGCACCGGGGAAGCGGGGCCGAAGGGCATATCCTGCGTCGTGGTGGAAAAGGATGCGCCGGGGCTCAGCTTCGGAGCGCAGGAACGCAAGATGGGCTGGAACAGCCAGCCAACCGCCGCCGTGATCTTCGAGGATTGCCGCGTGCCGGTATCCAACCGTATCGGCGGGGAAGGCGAGGGGTTCCGCATCGCCATGCAGGGACTGGATGGCGGACGGCTCAATATCGGCGCCTGTTCGCTGGGCGGGGCGGGGGTCTGCCTCGACCTCGCGCGGGAGCACCTGAAATCGCGCAAACAGTTCGGCAGACCGCTGGCGGATTTCCAGGCGCTGCAGTTCAAGCTGGCCGACATGGCGACCGAACTGGAAGCCGCCCGGCTGATGATCCGCAAGGCCGCCGCCGCGCTGGACGCGGGCGACCCGGACGCGACGCAATACTGCGCCATGGCCAAGCGCTTCGCCACCGACGCCGGCTTCGCCATCTGCAACGAAGCGCTGCAGATCCATGGCGGCTACGGCTATCTGCGGGATTGCCCGGTCGAACGCCATGTGCGCGACCTGCGGGTTCATCAGGTCCTTGAAGGAACCAACGAAATCATGCGTGTCATCATAGCCAGAAGGTTGCTGCAGGAATGA
- a CDS encoding NADP-dependent oxidoreductase, producing the protein MRAVGLMTHGGPEVLKVVEVPETHAGPGQVRIRVQAAAVNPTDTLARNGSRAEVQKVDPPPYVPGMDVAGIVDEVGDGVDTGVKVGDAVMAIVVPKADHGGYREQIVLNARSVTRIPAGTTTVQACTLPMNGLTARQSLDLLALKPGQVLAVTGAAGAYGGYVVQLAKAEGLTVIADASEADEALVKSLGADIVVRRGDDVAERIRAHFPDGVDGLADGAVLNEKAIPAVRDGGAFTAVRGFTGDGQRGIRFAPTQVRNYDGEWEKLDTLRQQAEAGVLTLRVAETYPPERAGEAHRRLEAGGTRGRLVICF; encoded by the coding sequence ATGCGCGCAGTTGGATTGATGACCCATGGCGGTCCCGAAGTCCTGAAAGTCGTCGAGGTGCCGGAGACCCATGCGGGGCCCGGACAAGTGCGTATCCGGGTCCAGGCGGCGGCGGTGAATCCGACCGATACGCTGGCCCGCAACGGGTCGCGCGCCGAAGTGCAAAAGGTCGACCCGCCGCCCTATGTGCCGGGCATGGACGTGGCCGGAATCGTCGACGAGGTCGGCGACGGCGTCGATACCGGCGTGAAGGTCGGCGACGCGGTCATGGCGATCGTGGTCCCGAAAGCCGATCATGGCGGGTACCGGGAGCAGATCGTCCTGAATGCCCGCTCGGTGACCCGTATTCCGGCGGGTACGACGACGGTCCAGGCCTGCACGCTGCCGATGAACGGGCTGACCGCGCGGCAGTCGCTCGACCTGCTGGCGCTGAAGCCGGGACAGGTGCTGGCGGTGACCGGGGCGGCGGGGGCCTATGGCGGCTATGTCGTTCAACTGGCGAAGGCGGAGGGGCTGACCGTGATCGCCGATGCCTCGGAAGCCGATGAAGCGCTCGTCAAATCGCTCGGCGCCGATATCGTGGTGCGCCGTGGCGATGACGTGGCCGAGCGTATCCGCGCCCATTTCCCCGACGGGGTCGACGGGCTGGCGGATGGCGCGGTGCTGAACGAAAAGGCGATCCCGGCGGTACGCGACGGCGGCGCCTTCACGGCCGTGCGGGGGTTCACGGGCGATGGCCAGCGCGGCATCCGCTTCGCGCCGACCCAGGTGCGCAATTACGACGGCGAATGGGAAAAGCTGGATACGCTGCGGCAACAGGCGGAAGCCGGAGTGCTGACCCTGCGCGTGGCCGAGACCTACCCGCCGGAACGCGCCGGCGAGGCGCACCGGCGGCTCGAGGCCGGAGGCACGCGAGGGCGGCTCGTCATCTGCTTCTGA
- a CDS encoding flagellar motor protein MotB produces MAGDANGGDEKPELIVKKIKPPGPAPHGGAWKVAYADFVTAMMAFFLLLWLLSSATEQQLQGISNYFKPIGARTGSSGGEGLFGGVSGNEAGPIPEHLQAPQVALTSDATVGSEQVEEAVQRQDLTEDLPNLTNVKRENESKQFKAAEAAIQQALDQVPELRDLHEGVKIEITDEGLEIQLIDQDRVSMFKAGGAELHEHTRQLLLLISSVVERLPNRISLSGHTDSTPFRSPSGKSNWDLSIDRANAGRREMQRNGIPIGRFQKVAGMADKDPLFPDDPASPGNRRLVVTLLRDPDDPKIRLPEPPRIFGVQ; encoded by the coding sequence ATGGCGGGCGACGCAAACGGCGGCGACGAAAAACCCGAACTGATCGTCAAGAAGATCAAGCCGCCGGGCCCCGCCCCCCATGGCGGCGCCTGGAAGGTCGCCTATGCGGATTTCGTGACGGCGATGATGGCCTTTTTCCTGCTGCTGTGGCTGCTGAGTTCCGCCACCGAACAGCAGCTGCAGGGCATCTCCAACTATTTCAAGCCGATCGGGGCCCGGACCGGTTCAAGCGGCGGCGAGGGCCTGTTCGGCGGCGTGTCCGGCAACGAGGCCGGGCCCATTCCGGAGCATTTGCAGGCGCCGCAGGTGGCTCTGACCTCCGACGCCACGGTCGGCTCCGAACAGGTCGAGGAAGCGGTGCAGCGACAGGACCTCACGGAAGACCTGCCCAATCTCACCAACGTCAAGCGCGAGAATGAGTCGAAGCAGTTCAAGGCCGCCGAAGCGGCCATCCAGCAGGCGCTGGACCAGGTGCCGGAACTGCGCGACCTGCATGAAGGGGTCAAGATCGAGATCACCGACGAAGGGCTGGAAATCCAGTTGATCGACCAGGACCGGGTTTCCATGTTCAAGGCGGGCGGCGCGGAGCTGCACGAACATACCCGGCAGCTGCTGCTGCTGATTTCCAGTGTGGTCGAGCGGCTGCCCAACAGGATTTCACTGTCGGGCCATACCGATTCCACGCCATTCCGCTCCCCGTCGGGCAAGTCCAACTGGGATCTGTCCATCGACAGGGCCAATGCGGGACGCCGGGAAATGCAGCGGAACGGCATTCCCATCGGGCGGTTCCAGAAAGTCGCCGGCATGGCGGACAAGGATCCCCTTTTCCCCGACGATCCCGCATCGCCGGGTAATCGCCGTCTGGTCGTCACCCTGCTGCGGGATCCCGACGACCCGAAGATCAGACTGCCGGAACCGCCGCGTATTTTCGGCGTCCAGTAA
- the motA gene encoding flagellar motor stator protein MotA has protein sequence MTVIVGILVVIGCVVGGYMGAGGHMDVLWQPLEFVIIGGAGIGGLVISNPPHVLKGVVAGYGKLFKGPKYKKDDYLELMTMQYQVFRMARTKGMLALEQHVENPHESTVFQAFPGFHGDHHAVDFLCDYLRLMTLGTDNPHEVENLIDAELELHHHEAEHVSHAMNAMAESFPGLGIVAAVLGVIHTMGSITEPPEVLGHLIGAALVGTFAGILLCYGFFGPMAAAMKGIHDDEHVYFSCIKAGLIAHLQGYAPAVSIEFARKVLLSHQRPSFAEVEEACGELPPV, from the coding sequence ATGACTGTCATTGTCGGTATTCTTGTCGTAATCGGCTGCGTTGTCGGCGGATATATGGGCGCGGGCGGCCATATGGACGTGCTCTGGCAGCCGCTGGAATTCGTTATCATTGGCGGTGCGGGCATCGGCGGCCTGGTTATTTCCAATCCGCCCCATGTTCTCAAAGGCGTCGTCGCCGGTTATGGCAAGCTGTTCAAGGGCCCCAAATACAAGAAAGACGACTACCTGGAACTGATGACCATGCAGTATCAGGTCTTCCGCATGGCGCGCACCAAGGGCATGCTGGCGCTGGAGCAACATGTGGAAAACCCGCATGAGAGCACGGTGTTCCAGGCGTTTCCAGGATTTCACGGCGACCATCACGCGGTCGATTTCCTGTGCGATTACCTGCGGCTGATGACGCTGGGCACCGATAACCCGCATGAAGTCGAAAACCTGATCGACGCCGAACTGGAACTTCACCATCACGAGGCGGAACACGTTTCGCATGCAATGAACGCGATGGCGGAAAGCTTTCCGGGTCTGGGCATCGTCGCCGCCGTGCTGGGCGTCATTCATACCATGGGCTCGATCACGGAGCCGCCGGAAGTGCTCGGTCACCTGATCGGCGCGGCGCTGGTCGGCACCTTCGCCGGCATTCTGCTGTGCTACGGCTTCTTCGGCCCCATGGCGGCGGCGATGAAGGGGATCCATGATGACGAGCATGTGTATTTCTCCTGCATAAAGGCGGGGCTGATCGCCCATCTGCAGGGCTATGCCCCGGCGGTAAGCATCGAATTCGCGCGAAAGGTATTATTGTCGCACCAGCGGCCGAGTTTCGCCGAAGTCGAGGAAGCCTGTGGCGAACTGCCGCCCGTATAG
- a CDS encoding GIY-YIG nuclease family protein has protein sequence MPYYVYILASRKYGTLYTGVTNDIIRRVYEHREGLVAGFTQIHGVKNLVYFETHGRIEDAILREKKIKRWRRAWKVALIERENPGWKDLYGGLSA, from the coding sequence ATGCCTTATTACGTCTACATTCTCGCCAGCCGCAAATACGGTACCCTGTACACCGGTGTAACCAACGACATCATCCGTCGGGTTTATGAACACCGCGAAGGCCTCGTCGCGGGCTTTACCCAAATACATGGCGTCAAGAATCTCGTCTATTTCGAAACGCATGGCCGTATAGAGGACGCCATTCTGCGGGAGAAGAAAATCAAACGCTGGCGTCGCGCGTGGAAAGTTGCACTGATCGAACGAGAAAATCCGGGCTGGAAGGATCTGTACGGCGGACTGTCGGCCTGA
- a CDS encoding arginyltransferase → MTSQEKPNPLTFYRSGPVPCPYLPGRVEQQLFTELSGPDARERYDTLSQGGFRRSHHIAYRPSCRGCNACIPVRIAASEFRTSQRWRRILRNNADLRWYDRGTRTSDEQYALFQRYMGSRHGSGDMARMTRQDYAEMVASSPIDTAIIEYRDGEGELVAACLTDRTADGFSAVYSFFDPEQKKRSLGSFIILSLIDQARIERLPYVYLGYWIEESRKMSYKSKFEPIEGYGPAGWRPLDEFRTL, encoded by the coding sequence ATGACATCGCAGGAAAAGCCGAATCCGCTGACCTTCTATCGCTCGGGCCCCGTCCCGTGCCCCTACCTGCCCGGCCGCGTCGAACAACAGCTGTTTACCGAACTTTCCGGACCCGATGCGCGGGAACGGTACGATACCCTGTCGCAGGGCGGGTTCCGCCGCAGCCACCATATCGCCTACCGCCCGTCCTGCCGCGGCTGCAACGCCTGCATCCCGGTCCGGATCGCCGCGTCCGAATTCCGGACCAGCCAGCGCTGGCGGCGCATCCTGCGCAACAACGCGGACCTTCGCTGGTACGACAGGGGAACGCGCACCAGCGACGAACAGTACGCACTGTTCCAGCGCTACATGGGATCGCGCCACGGCAGCGGCGACATGGCCCGCATGACCCGGCAGGATTATGCGGAGATGGTGGCGTCCAGTCCGATCGATACGGCGATCATCGAGTATCGCGACGGCGAGGGAGAGCTTGTCGCAGCCTGCCTCACCGACCGCACCGCCGACGGGTTCTCGGCGGTCTACAGCTTCTTTGACCCGGAACAGAAAAAGCGGAGCCTGGGCAGCTTCATCATCCTGTCCCTGATAGACCAGGCGCGCATCGAACGCCTGCCCTATGTCTATCTCGGCTACTGGATCGAGGAATCCCGCAAGATGTCCTACAAGAGCAAATTCGAACCGATCGAGGGTTACGGCCCCGCCGGCTGGCGTCCGCTCGACGAATTCAGGACCCTGTAG
- the hemB gene encoding porphobilinogen synthase: protein MPDLPDARFPVTRMRRNRREDAVRRLVAENRLSPDDFIWPLFVIDGEKRKVPVDSMPGVFRYSPDIVAEAVQEAADEGIPAIALFPFTDPAKKTEDGREACNPDNLVCRATRAVKAALPGIMVVCDAALDPYTTHGHDGVMNGAEILNDETLEVLIRQSIVQAEAGCDTIAPSDMMDGRVGAIRRGLDEAGLDHTRIMAYSAKYASGFYGPFRDAVGSKMALIGDKRTYQMDPANSDEALREVRMDIQEGADMVMVKPGMPYLDILQRVKETFAMPTFVYQVSGEYAMLRGTVDRGWLDEKVILESLLGFKRAGADGILTYFALEAAKTLNTRR from the coding sequence ATGCCCGATTTGCCCGACGCCCGCTTTCCGGTCACAAGGATGCGCCGCAACCGCCGCGAGGACGCGGTCCGCCGGCTCGTCGCCGAAAACCGGCTGAGCCCGGATGATTTCATCTGGCCGCTTTTCGTTATCGACGGCGAGAAACGGAAAGTCCCGGTCGATTCGATGCCGGGCGTCTTTCGCTATTCGCCGGATATCGTCGCCGAAGCGGTGCAGGAAGCCGCCGACGAGGGCATTCCGGCCATCGCGCTGTTCCCCTTCACCGACCCGGCGAAGAAGACCGAGGACGGGCGCGAGGCCTGCAACCCGGACAATCTGGTCTGCCGGGCGACGCGCGCGGTCAAGGCGGCGCTGCCGGGAATCATGGTGGTCTGCGACGCGGCGCTCGACCCCTACACCACCCATGGCCATGACGGGGTGATGAACGGCGCCGAAATCCTCAACGACGAAACGCTGGAAGTCCTGATCCGCCAGTCCATCGTCCAGGCCGAGGCCGGCTGCGACACCATCGCGCCGTCGGACATGATGGACGGCCGCGTCGGCGCGATCCGCCGGGGGCTGGACGAGGCCGGGCTGGACCATACGCGGATCATGGCCTATTCGGCGAAATACGCCTCCGGCTTCTACGGCCCGTTCCGCGATGCGGTGGGATCGAAAATGGCGCTGATCGGCGACAAGCGCACCTACCAGATGGACCCGGCCAACAGCGACGAGGCGCTGCGCGAGGTCCGCATGGACATCCAGGAAGGCGCCGACATGGTCATGGTCAAGCCGGGCATGCCGTATCTGGATATTCTGCAGCGCGTGAAGGAAACCTTCGCCATGCCGACCTTCGTCTATCAGGTCAGCGGCGAATATGCGATGCTGCGCGGCACGGTCGACCGTGGCTGGCTGGACGAGAAGGTGATCCTGGAATCGCTGCTGGGATTCAAGCGCGCGGGCGCGGACGGTATCCTGACCTATTTCGCGCTGGAGGCGGCGAAGACGCTGAACACCCGGCGCTGA